The following proteins are co-located in the Sphingomonas donggukensis genome:
- the rpsO gene encoding 30S ribosomal protein S15 → MTITAERKDALIKEHGRAEGDTGSTEVQVAILTERIRNLTEHFKGHAKDNHSRRGLLMMVNKRRSLLDYLRKTDGERYLALIAKLGLRK, encoded by the coding sequence ATGACGATTACCGCAGAGCGCAAGGACGCGCTGATCAAGGAACATGGCCGCGCCGAAGGCGACACCGGTTCCACCGAAGTGCAGGTCGCGATCCTGACCGAGCGCATCCGCAACCTGACCGAGCATTTCAAGGGCCACGCCAAGGACAACCATTCGCGTCGCGGCCTGCTGATGATGGTCAACAAGCGTCGTTCGCTGCTCGACTATCTGCGCAAGACCGATGGCGAGCGTTACCTCGCCCTCATCGCGAAGCTCGGGCTTCGCAAGTAA
- the pnp gene encoding polyribonucleotide nucleotidyltransferase — translation MFDTKKISIQWGDQTLTLETGRVARQADGAVLATLGETVVLCAVTAAKSVKEGQDFFPLTVHYQEKFSSSGRIPGGFFKRERGATERETLVSRLIDRPLRPLFPEGFYNEVNCIAQVMSYDGENEPDLLAMIAASAAMTLSGVPFMGPIGAARVGYQDGEYILNPSDTQVAEGELDLMVAATQDAVMMVESEAKELSEDIMLGAVMFAHKASQDVIGAIIKLAEQAAKDPWELKVQDDKAAVKATLKKLIGKDLEAAYKLTDKQARQTAINDARTKAREGMADLKDSDPQAYLASLKLVKKLEAEIVRTAILKTGRRIDGRDTKTVRPIDAEVHFLPRAHGSALFTRGETQTIATTTLGTRDAEQMIDGLNGLSYQHFMLHYNFPPYSVGEVGRFGAPSRRDVGHGKLAWRALHAVLPTKEEFPYTIRVTSDITESNGSSSMATVCGGSLALMDAGVPIKRPVSGIAMGLILEGKDFAVLSDILGDEDHLGDMDFKVAGTSEGITSLQMDIKIAGITEEIMKVALAQAHEGRAHILGEMAKALDHTREQLSEHAPRIETFTIDKSKIREVIGTGGKVIREIVATTGAKVDIDDEGVIKVSSSDTKQIDAAIAWIKGLVEEAEVGKIYTGKVVNLVDFGAFVNFMGGKDGLVHVSEMRNERVEKVSDVVSEGQEVKVKVLEIDPRGKVRLSMRVVDQETGAELEDTRPAREPREGGDRGPRGDRGPRRDGGGDRGGDRGGRGGGDRGGDRGPRREGGDRDRAPRGEGRGDRGPRRERDGGNDDGPAPTFAPAFLTGDKD, via the coding sequence ATGTTCGATACCAAAAAAATCAGCATCCAGTGGGGCGACCAGACCCTGACGCTGGAAACGGGCCGCGTTGCCCGCCAGGCCGACGGCGCGGTCCTCGCGACGCTCGGCGAGACCGTCGTGCTGTGCGCGGTCACCGCCGCCAAGTCGGTCAAGGAAGGGCAGGACTTCTTCCCGCTCACCGTCCATTACCAGGAAAAGTTCTCGTCGTCGGGCCGTATCCCGGGCGGCTTCTTCAAGCGCGAGCGTGGCGCGACCGAGCGTGAGACGCTGGTCAGCCGCCTGATCGACCGCCCGCTGCGCCCGCTGTTCCCAGAGGGCTTCTATAACGAGGTCAACTGCATCGCGCAGGTGATGTCGTATGACGGCGAGAACGAGCCCGACCTGCTGGCGATGATCGCGGCGTCGGCGGCGATGACGCTGTCGGGCGTGCCCTTCATGGGCCCGATCGGCGCCGCGCGCGTCGGCTATCAGGACGGCGAGTATATCCTCAACCCGTCCGACACGCAGGTTGCCGAGGGCGAGCTGGACCTGATGGTCGCCGCCACCCAGGACGCGGTGATGATGGTGGAATCGGAAGCCAAGGAGCTTTCGGAGGACATCATGCTCGGCGCCGTCATGTTCGCCCACAAGGCGTCGCAGGACGTTATCGGCGCGATCATCAAGCTCGCTGAGCAGGCCGCGAAGGATCCGTGGGAACTGAAGGTCCAGGACGACAAGGCCGCGGTCAAGGCGACGCTGAAGAAGCTGATCGGCAAGGACCTCGAGGCCGCGTACAAGCTGACCGACAAGCAGGCGCGTCAGACCGCCATCAACGACGCCCGCACCAAGGCGCGCGAGGGCATGGCCGACCTGAAGGACAGCGATCCGCAGGCGTATCTGGCTTCGCTGAAGCTGGTGAAGAAGCTGGAGGCGGAGATCGTCCGCACCGCGATCCTGAAGACCGGCCGCCGTATCGACGGTCGCGACACGAAGACGGTCCGTCCGATCGACGCGGAAGTCCACTTCCTGCCGCGCGCGCACGGTTCGGCGCTGTTCACCCGCGGCGAGACCCAGACCATCGCGACGACGACGCTGGGCACCCGCGATGCCGAGCAGATGATCGATGGGCTGAACGGGCTCAGCTACCAGCACTTCATGCTGCACTATAACTTCCCGCCCTATTCGGTCGGTGAAGTCGGTCGCTTCGGGGCGCCGTCGCGTCGCGACGTCGGCCACGGCAAGCTCGCCTGGCGCGCGCTGCACGCAGTGCTGCCGACGAAGGAGGAGTTCCCGTACACGATCCGCGTGACGTCCGACATCACCGAGTCCAACGGCTCGTCGTCGATGGCGACGGTGTGCGGCGGTTCGCTGGCGCTGATGGATGCCGGCGTGCCGATCAAGCGTCCGGTCAGCGGCATCGCGATGGGCCTGATTCTGGAGGGCAAGGACTTCGCCGTCCTGTCCGACATCCTGGGTGACGAGGATCACCTGGGCGACATGGACTTCAAAGTCGCGGGCACGTCCGAGGGCATCACCTCGCTCCAGATGGACATCAAGATCGCCGGCATCACCGAGGAGATCATGAAGGTCGCGCTGGCGCAGGCGCATGAGGGCCGCGCGCACATCCTGGGCGAGATGGCCAAGGCACTCGACCACACCCGCGAGCAGCTCAGCGAGCATGCCCCGCGCATCGAGACGTTCACGATCGACAAGTCGAAGATCCGTGAAGTCATCGGTACCGGCGGCAAGGTCATCCGCGAGATCGTCGCGACGACCGGCGCGAAGGTCGATATCGACGACGAGGGCGTCATCAAGGTGTCGTCGTCCGACACCAAGCAGATCGACGCCGCGATCGCATGGATCAAGGGCCTGGTCGAAGAGGCCGAGGTCGGCAAGATCTACACCGGCAAGGTCGTCAACCTGGTCGATTTCGGTGCGTTCGTGAACTTCATGGGCGGCAAGGACGGATTGGTCCACGTTTCCGAGATGCGCAACGAGCGTGTCGAGAAGGTGTCGGACGTCGTGTCCGAAGGCCAGGAAGTGAAGGTCAAGGTCCTCGAGATCGATCCGCGCGGCAAGGTTCGCCTGTCGATGCGCGTCGTCGACCAGGAAACCGGCGCCGAGCTGGAAGACACGCGTCCGGCGCGTGAGCCGCGCGAAGGCGGTGACCGTGGTCCGCGTGGCGATCGTGGCCCGCGTCGTGACGGCGGCGGCGATCGTGGCGGCGACCGCGGCGGTCGTGGTGGCGGCGACCGCGGCGGTGACCGTGGCCCGCGTCGCGAAGGCGGCGACCGCGATCGCGCACCGCGCGGCGAAGGCCGCGGGGATCGCGGCCCGCGTCGCGAGCGTGACGGCGGCAACGATGACGGCCCCGCGCCGACCTTTGCCCCGGCGTTCCTGACCGGCGACAAGGACTAA
- a CDS encoding winged helix-turn-helix domain-containing protein: MATEMQFGALVDTNITLRSLDDARPITIDRIVFFVVVLCETARGEAVPADGGERDGVSINAAAASLGRSFETARRHVNGLIADGLCERVGRAVRVRPDVLASDPVQRLLTRFHDRLVRMVYELGRLGVTPPASRPDAAYDPAHGIGIALGLALSPFEPECAGRASWNEMVVLNAIISANIRAVTFDREMAQHYAGIDDAPPDAVRRPVTAASVAQALNLPYPTVRRHIGALAAASLVKRREGGYVVAQATVETEAFVHMGLVSARNAMTAVERLARAGFDVERPARHYLVAPIDPIPFAGRRW, from the coding sequence GTGGCCACCGAGATGCAATTTGGCGCGCTGGTCGATACCAATATCACGTTACGCAGTCTGGACGACGCCCGGCCGATCACTATCGACCGGATCGTCTTCTTCGTCGTGGTGCTGTGCGAGACTGCCCGCGGCGAAGCCGTGCCCGCCGACGGCGGCGAGCGCGACGGCGTCAGCATCAATGCCGCCGCCGCGTCGCTCGGGCGATCGTTCGAAACGGCACGCCGCCATGTCAACGGACTGATCGCCGATGGCCTGTGCGAGCGCGTCGGGCGTGCGGTGCGGGTGCGGCCCGACGTGCTGGCCAGCGACCCGGTCCAGCGCCTGCTGACGCGTTTCCACGACCGGCTGGTGCGGATGGTGTACGAACTGGGGCGGCTGGGCGTGACGCCGCCGGCGAGCCGACCGGACGCGGCCTATGATCCCGCTCACGGCATCGGCATCGCGCTCGGCCTGGCGCTGTCGCCGTTCGAGCCCGAATGCGCAGGACGCGCGTCTTGGAACGAGATGGTGGTCCTGAACGCGATCATCAGCGCCAACATTCGCGCCGTCACCTTCGATCGCGAGATGGCGCAGCATTATGCCGGTATCGACGACGCGCCGCCCGACGCGGTGCGGCGCCCGGTGACTGCGGCGTCGGTCGCGCAGGCGCTGAACCTGCCGTATCCGACGGTGCGCCGCCATATCGGCGCGCTGGCCGCGGCGTCGCTGGTGAAGCGACGGGAGGGTGGGTATGTCGTCGCGCAGGCGACCGTAGAGACCGAGGCGTTCGTCCACATGGGGCTGGTGTCCGCCCGCAACGCGATGACCGCGGTCGAGCGGCTGGCGCGGGCCGGGTTCGACGTCGAACGCCCCGCGCGCCATTATCTGGTCGCGCCGATCGATCCAATTCCCTTCGCCGGGCGCCGCTGGTAG
- the bla gene encoding class A beta-lactamase gives MRELRWLAAAVATATLVAAPTVAQSVAHTSSAQVEREIARVARMPAGKVGVVATDLDSGATLSVNADQRFPMASAVKVAIAAAWLDGVDRGAWSLTTMYPLDEGMRVRSDGITDTLPHPGVALSGANLVELSLTVSDNTATDMLLKAVGGPAAVTRWLAAKGVAGQRVDRSIARLLIDVSGHKPDPALADGPALGTFMPVEPWKSDDEKWPVNAAFDADPRDSTTPAAMAQLLVGLHKGGWLEPATTRFLWDVLARCKTGGKRVKALLPAGTPWAHKTGTLPGISNDVGVMTLPNGHRVALAVLSYGEADPAKRDARIAEIGRIVFDGLALQK, from the coding sequence ATGCGGGAACTGCGATGGCTGGCGGCGGCAGTGGCGACCGCGACACTGGTCGCCGCGCCGACGGTTGCACAATCGGTCGCCCACACATCTTCGGCGCAGGTGGAGCGCGAGATTGCGCGCGTCGCCCGCATGCCTGCCGGCAAGGTCGGCGTAGTTGCGACCGACCTGGACAGCGGCGCGACGTTGTCGGTGAACGCCGACCAACGGTTTCCGATGGCGAGCGCGGTGAAGGTCGCGATCGCGGCGGCGTGGCTCGATGGCGTGGATCGCGGCGCGTGGAGCCTGACGACGATGTACCCACTCGACGAGGGGATGCGCGTGCGGTCGGACGGGATCACCGACACGCTGCCGCACCCCGGCGTCGCACTGTCGGGCGCGAATCTGGTCGAGCTGTCGCTGACGGTCAGCGACAATACCGCGACCGACATGCTGCTGAAAGCGGTCGGCGGGCCGGCGGCGGTGACGCGGTGGCTGGCGGCGAAGGGTGTCGCCGGGCAGCGCGTCGACCGCAGCATCGCGCGGCTGCTGATTGACGTGAGCGGCCATAAGCCCGACCCGGCACTCGCCGACGGGCCGGCGCTTGGCACCTTCATGCCGGTCGAGCCGTGGAAGTCGGACGATGAGAAATGGCCGGTCAACGCCGCGTTTGATGCCGACCCGCGCGACAGCACGACTCCCGCGGCGATGGCGCAGTTGCTCGTCGGGCTGCACAAGGGCGGCTGGCTGGAACCGGCGACGACGCGGTTCCTGTGGGACGTGCTGGCGCGGTGCAAGACCGGGGGCAAGCGGGTGAAGGCACTGCTGCCCGCGGGCACGCCATGGGCGCACAAGACGGGCACGCTGCCGGGGATTTCGAACGACGTGGGCGTGATGACGCTGCCCAACGGGCACCGCGTCGCGCTGGCGGTGCTGTCTTACGGCGAGGCCGACCCGGCGAAGCGCGACGCGCGGATCGCCGAGATCGGGCGGATCGTGTTCGACGGGCTGGCCCTACAGAAGTGA
- a CDS encoding serine hydrolase domain-containing protein: MRALLLLLALSACATRPAEVRVGFDTRGITATHARGAADRATRRRVTVDDPVRVASISKLVVALGVMRLVEAGTLDLDADVSDRLGWRLRNPAFPDTPITLRLLLSHRSSLTDGIDYIVPLGVRMQDAVGDAKAWDGAHAPGAYFRYANLNFGVVASVIEAATGDRFDRVMVREVMAPLKLDACYNWGAGCSEAAVARAVVLYRANGEVARDDLHGRRPDCPVVAKAGCDLAGYRAGENGAIFSPQGGLRISMRDLATIGGMLLRRGDGFLTPKSIATIEAAAWVFDGANGDTARGFYCRYGLATQTLPTRAPGCEDDLFADGATWVGHAGEAYAVRSGLWIDRARGRGVAFFASGVTDGSKGRSRFSKEEERLARAAR, from the coding sequence GTGAGGGCGTTGCTGCTCCTGCTCGCGCTGTCGGCGTGCGCGACGCGGCCGGCCGAGGTGCGGGTCGGGTTCGATACGCGCGGCATCACCGCGACGCACGCACGTGGGGCGGCGGATCGCGCGACCAGGCGGCGGGTGACGGTCGACGATCCGGTGCGCGTCGCCAGCATTTCGAAACTGGTGGTGGCGCTCGGCGTGATGCGGCTGGTCGAAGCGGGGACGCTGGACCTCGACGCCGATGTGTCCGACCGGCTCGGCTGGCGGCTGCGCAATCCGGCGTTTCCCGACACGCCGATCACGCTCAGGCTGCTGCTGTCGCACCGATCGAGCCTGACCGACGGGATCGACTATATCGTGCCGCTGGGCGTGCGGATGCAGGATGCCGTCGGCGATGCGAAGGCGTGGGACGGGGCGCACGCGCCGGGGGCGTATTTCCGGTATGCGAACCTCAATTTCGGGGTGGTCGCGAGCGTGATCGAGGCGGCGACCGGGGATCGGTTCGACCGGGTGATGGTGCGCGAGGTGATGGCGCCGCTGAAGCTCGACGCCTGCTACAATTGGGGCGCGGGGTGCAGCGAAGCGGCGGTGGCGCGCGCGGTGGTGCTGTACCGCGCCAACGGAGAGGTCGCGCGCGACGATCTCCACGGGCGACGCCCGGACTGCCCGGTGGTGGCGAAGGCAGGATGTGACCTGGCCGGATATCGTGCGGGTGAGAATGGCGCGATCTTCTCGCCGCAAGGGGGCCTCAGGATTTCGATGCGCGATCTCGCCACGATCGGGGGGATGCTGCTGCGGCGTGGCGACGGGTTCCTGACCCCCAAGTCGATCGCGACGATCGAGGCGGCGGCTTGGGTATTCGACGGCGCCAACGGGGACACGGCGCGGGGTTTCTACTGCCGCTACGGACTCGCCACGCAGACGCTGCCGACCCGCGCGCCGGGATGCGAGGATGACCTGTTCGCCGACGGCGCGACATGGGTGGGGCACGCCGGGGAGGCCTATGCGGTGCGCTCCGGCCTGTGGATCGACCGCGCACGCGGGCGCGGCGTTGCCTTCTTCGCGAGCGGGGTGACGGACGGCAGCAAGGGCCGGTCGCGATTTTCGAAGGAAGAGGAGCGGTTGGCGCGCGCCGCGCGTTGA
- a CDS encoding UvrB/UvrC motif-containing protein — MTDPIADLQRRMNAAAAALDFETASRLRDELSILRTAGGDSAEAIDTAGLTRQQPGAMGLGTSQQRMEPPTGWVKPKKPDPMTRGRSRRR; from the coding sequence ATGACCGACCCGATCGCCGACCTGCAGCGCCGCATGAACGCGGCCGCCGCCGCGCTCGATTTCGAGACGGCATCGCGGCTGCGCGACGAACTCAGCATCCTGCGCACAGCCGGGGGCGACTCGGCGGAGGCGATCGACACAGCGGGGCTGACCCGGCAGCAGCCGGGTGCGATGGGCCTGGGCACCAGCCAGCAGCGCATGGAGCCGCCGACCGGCTGGGTGAAGCCGAAGAAACCCGACCCGATGACCCGCGGGCGGTCGCGGCGACGCTGA